Within the Thermoanaerobaculales bacterium genome, the region TAAAGCGGTACGTGAGCTGGGTTTAGAACGTCGTGAGACAGTTCGGTCCCTATCTACCGTGGGCGCAGGACACTTGAGGGGAGCTGTCCCTAGTACGAGAGGACCGGGATGGACGAGCCTCTGGTGCACCAGTTGTCGTGCCAACGGCACAGCTGGGTAGCTATGCTCGGAAAGGATAACCGCTGAAAGCATCTAAGCGGGAAGCCCACCCCGAGATAAGGTGTCCCGGGCGCAAGCCCCTGAAGACCCCAGGTAGACCACCTGGTTGATAGGCGGGATGTGGAAGCGCGGCAACGCGTGAAGCTGACCCGTACTAATCGGTCGTGCGGCTTGACCACACATTTTGAGTCTTTTTTGGCGCGTTTCCTGACGTGACAGGTTTCGGTTGTGAAGTTTTTCCGGTGGCCATACCGAGGGGGAAACGCCCGATCCCATTCCGAACTCGGCAGCTAAGCCCCTCCGGGCCGATGGTACTGCGTCCCTGTGGCGTGGGAGAGTAGGTCGCCGCCGGGAAGTCTCTGCGACGCCCAGCTTCGGCTGGGCGTTTTCTTTTCTCGATCTGCTGTGCCGGTCGGGGAGGACGAGGCCGATCGCGACGGGCGCACCCCACCGCCCTTTTTTGGCTTGCCCCGGCCGCGAGCAGCGGGCCTGCACGGTCGGGGTGCGCAGAATCGGCGTGCGGAGCCGCCCGACGCCTCGGGGGGCCGGTCGTCAGCCGCGGCGCGCGGCCGCGCCGCGCGGGCCGTCGATGATGTCGTCGACCCACGACATTGCGGCCGCGGCGCGGGGGAAGCCGATGGTGGTCGCGAGCAGCAGCACGGCGTGGCGGACCTGCTCCGCCGAGGCGCCGGCGGCGAGGGCGCGGCGGGCGTGGCTGTGGACCGCGCCCTCTGAGCCTATGGCCGCGGCCGCCGCGATCCTCACCAGGTGGCTGGTCGGCTCGTCGAGCGGGCCCTGGGCCCGCGCGGCCGCCCCGAGCGCCTCGAGCGCGGCCATGACCTCGGGATAGCGCGCCTTCAGCGACTGGTAGTGCGCCGGAATCGACCCGTCATTCATGGCAGTCCTCCAGTTGGTCCATCATACGGCTCGCCACGCGGCGTTTCGGAGCAGTCGGCATGGCGAGGTCGGCGGTTCCTCCGGACCTCGCCAGGTGGCGGCGGCGACATCTCCTTGAGCCGAGACGCTGAACCCCGTAAGATGGGCGGCCGTGGAGCGGGAGGTACGCCATGAGAAAAAGTCTCACGTCAGCTTTTCTGGTCGTCGCCGCGCTGGCTGCGATGGCCGCGGTGGTCACGGCCCAGGAGGAGGCGGCGGCACCGCCCGCCGAGCAGGCGGCCGCGGCCTTCGACTGGCGGACGTGGGCCGACGGGCCGGAAGGCTTCCTGCTCACCAAGGACGAGCTCAAGGAGTGGAAGGCGATCACCAGCGAGGCCGCGGCCAAACGCTTCATCGACCTCTTCTGGGCGCGCCGCAACCCGGACCCGGACCTGCCCTTCAACGCCTTCAGGGCGCAGTTCGACGCGGTCGTCCGCTACGCTGACGACAACTTCTCGTACGAGGGCAGGCGCGGCGCCCTGACCGACCGCGGCCGGGTGATGATCCTGATGGGCGAGCCGCACTTCGTCGAGAACCGCGCCCCGACCGAGACCGTCGAGCGCATGGATGACATGGCCGCCGGCACCGACGAGGTGCGCGCCAACGCCCAGCTCTGGGTCTACGATCCGGCGCGGCTCGACCCAAAGTTCAAGATCAAGGGCTCACGGCTGATCTTCGTGTTCTACGAGGAGCGGCCGCAGACCAACATCTTCACCCTCGACCGCTCGCACCAGGACGCGACGATGGGGATGCGCGCCCTGGCCAAGGCGCCGGACACGCACTTCCTGCACCCCGACCTGACCGAGGTGCCGAAGCCGGTGTCGGTGCCGGGTGCGGTCGCCGCGTCGGCGGCCGGCCTGGCCCTGCTCGAGCAGGAGGCCCCGTGGACCGGACAGGCCACGGTGCTGGCGGAACCCGGCGTCGCCGATGCCCTGCACCGGCCGTGGTGGGTCCACATCGAGCTGCCGCCCGACGCGCCGGCGCTGGAGACGGTGGCGGGCCGGGTCCTGTCGCCTTCCGGCGAGCTGCTCAGCACCTTCGAGCGGCCGGTCGAGACCATCAGCTTCGGCGGCCACACCGCCTACCACGTCACCTTCCCGCTGGTGGCGGGCGACTACCGGATCGAGTTCGTGGGCGTGGCCGGCGGACGGCCGGCTGTCGCCTACAAGGAGAACGTCACGGTGCCCGAGGCGGCGGCAGAGGGGACCTGGCTGTCGCCGATCGTCGTCGGCCTCTACGGCGAGCGCAAGGAGGACGCACTGCTCGGCTCCGCCTACTGCTTCGGCCAGCTCCACGTGATGCCCCTGAGCAGGCCCGAGGTGACCCGTCAGAAC harbors:
- a CDS encoding carboxymuconolactone decarboxylase family protein, which produces MNDGSIPAHYQSLKARYPEVMAALEALGAAARAQGPLDEPTSHLVRIAAAAAIGSEGAVHSHARRALAAGASAEQVRHAVLLLATTIGFPRAAAAMSWVDDIIDGPRGAAARRG
- a CDS encoding GWxTD domain-containing protein, which gives rise to MRKSLTSAFLVVAALAAMAAVVTAQEEAAAPPAEQAAAAFDWRTWADGPEGFLLTKDELKEWKAITSEAAAKRFIDLFWARRNPDPDLPFNAFRAQFDAVVRYADDNFSYEGRRGALTDRGRVMILMGEPHFVENRAPTETVERMDDMAAGTDEVRANAQLWVYDPARLDPKFKIKGSRLIFVFYEERPQTNIFTLDRSHQDATMGMRALAKAPDTHFLHPDLTEVPKPVSVPGAVAASAAGLALLEQEAPWTGQATVLAEPGVADALHRPWWVHIELPPDAPALETVAGRVLSPSGELLSTFERPVETISFGGHTAYHVTFPLVAGDYRIEFVGVAGGRPAVAYKENVTVPEAAAEGTWLSPIVVGLYGERKEDALLGSAYCFGQLHVMPLSRPEVTRQNELSYFGFVVRPSAVENGQTQLTSHLELRRGGTRLGRPLELPLSAIQVSSDLFVYASSVNLGALPETGDYTLTFQISGPSGEPTVTREVQLNVTE